The Hymenobacter oligotrophus genome has a window encoding:
- a CDS encoding M16 family metallopeptidase encodes MTRNQLLLLGLGAFLSVGTPQLAQAQAKPAAKTTAAKASTGTTRLVEKVTRKAGEVAIPYEKYVLPNGLTLIVSEDHSDPIAHVDVTYHVGSARETIGKSGFAHFFEHMMFQGSDNVADEQHFKTVTAAGGTLNGTTNRDRTNYFETVPSNQLETALWLEADRMGFLLDAVTEKKFEVQRATVKNERGQNYDNRPYGLASEYVAKTMYPYGHPYSWLTIGYLEDLNRSDLQDLKNFFLRWYGPNNATVTVGGDVKAADVVKLVEKYFGSIPRGPEVQNMKLPTPQLTQDRYTSYQDNVRFPMLQMVFPTVPQNHPDEVPLDALAEILGGSKTSPLYQNLVKAQKAVQAQSYHPTSELSGEFTLVGLSYPGKPLADLEATMRASIDELAKRGITDEEVTRYKASAEASLINRLNSVSGKVSTLAAYQYLTGNPNLLPVELKRIQSLTKADVQRVFKQYIQGKHAVVLSVVPKTSPDLVAKADNYTVSKDGFKAPKDEYAGLKYVKATDNFDRTKQPKAGASPMVAVPAVWKSELPNKLKVIGTQNAEMPTTTMLLTIRGGHRLEQSDRNKAGIASLTASLLNEGTEKYTAEQFSAELEKLGSQISVSPGTDNTTVYVQSLTKNLDKTLALLEQRLLHPRFDQADFDRLKKQTLEGIANQNTQPVMVADKTFSRLLYGAGDIMSVPTSGTAATVSALTLDDVKKFYQENYAPNISHLVVVSDVQQKAIEPKLAFLNQWQQKAVTLPAGNMAAKADKTKLYFVNKDGAPQSEIRIGYLGLPYDATGEYYRAYLMNYILGGAFNSRINLNLREDKGYTYGARSGFSGSRYAGPYTAQAGVRADASAASVREFMKEIENFRKTGITDEELEFLKASIGQSDALKYETGQQKASFLARLVEYDLPTDYVAKQTEILQKLTKEDVAAMAQKYLPAENMYIVTVGDKKYLPELKQLGYEVIELDADGNPVAPAVAAEPAPAPAAAPAAAPATSDKKSKTKVKDADGNKAKRKQKSDEDGGKEKVKTEKAD; translated from the coding sequence ATGACCCGCAACCAACTGTTGCTGTTGGGCCTAGGTGCTTTCCTGTCGGTAGGTACGCCGCAGCTAGCCCAGGCACAGGCCAAACCCGCCGCCAAAACCACCGCGGCCAAAGCCAGCACGGGCACCACCCGCCTGGTAGAAAAAGTAACGCGCAAGGCCGGCGAGGTAGCCATTCCGTACGAGAAGTACGTATTGCCCAACGGCCTGACGCTGATTGTGTCGGAAGACCACTCCGATCCGATTGCCCACGTCGACGTGACCTACCACGTAGGTTCGGCCCGCGAAACCATCGGCAAATCGGGTTTTGCTCACTTCTTTGAGCACATGATGTTCCAGGGCTCGGATAACGTAGCCGACGAGCAACACTTCAAAACTGTAACGGCCGCCGGCGGTACCCTCAACGGCACCACCAACCGCGACCGTACTAACTACTTCGAAACCGTACCCTCGAACCAGCTCGAAACCGCGCTGTGGCTCGAGGCCGACCGCATGGGCTTCCTGCTCGACGCCGTAACGGAGAAGAAGTTTGAGGTGCAGCGCGCCACCGTGAAAAACGAGCGCGGCCAGAACTACGACAACCGCCCCTACGGCCTGGCTTCGGAGTACGTAGCCAAAACGATGTACCCCTACGGCCACCCGTATTCGTGGCTGACCATTGGCTACCTCGAAGACCTGAACCGCTCCGACCTGCAAGACCTCAAGAACTTCTTCCTGCGCTGGTACGGCCCCAACAACGCTACCGTAACCGTGGGTGGCGACGTGAAAGCCGCCGACGTGGTGAAGCTTGTGGAGAAATACTTCGGCTCGATTCCGCGCGGCCCCGAGGTGCAGAACATGAAGCTGCCCACGCCGCAGCTGACGCAGGACCGCTACACCAGCTACCAGGACAACGTACGTTTCCCGATGCTGCAGATGGTGTTCCCGACGGTGCCCCAAAACCACCCCGACGAGGTACCCCTCGATGCCCTGGCCGAAATCCTGGGCGGTTCGAAAACCTCGCCGCTGTACCAGAACCTAGTGAAGGCCCAAAAGGCCGTACAAGCCCAATCGTACCACCCCACCTCCGAGCTGAGCGGCGAGTTCACGCTCGTGGGCCTGAGCTACCCCGGCAAGCCGCTGGCCGACCTGGAAGCCACCATGCGTGCCTCCATCGACGAGCTGGCCAAGCGCGGCATCACCGACGAGGAAGTAACCCGCTACAAAGCCTCGGCCGAAGCCAGCCTCATCAACCGCCTCAACAGCGTGAGCGGCAAAGTGAGCACCCTGGCCGCCTACCAGTACCTCACCGGCAACCCCAACCTGCTGCCCGTGGAGCTGAAGCGCATTCAGTCGCTCACCAAGGCCGATGTGCAGCGCGTGTTTAAGCAGTACATCCAGGGTAAGCACGCCGTGGTGCTGAGCGTGGTGCCCAAAACCTCGCCCGACCTCGTTGCCAAGGCCGATAACTACACCGTATCGAAGGACGGCTTCAAAGCCCCCAAAGACGAGTACGCCGGCCTGAAGTACGTGAAGGCCACCGACAACTTCGACCGCACCAAGCAGCCCAAGGCTGGCGCCAGCCCCATGGTGGCCGTGCCCGCCGTGTGGAAAAGCGAGTTGCCCAACAAGCTGAAGGTAATCGGCACCCAAAACGCCGAGATGCCGACGACCACCATGCTGCTCACCATCCGCGGTGGCCACCGCCTCGAGCAGAGTGACCGTAACAAGGCCGGCATCGCCTCGCTCACGGCTTCGTTGCTGAACGAAGGCACCGAGAAGTACACCGCCGAGCAGTTTTCGGCCGAGTTGGAGAAGCTGGGCAGCCAGATTTCGGTAAGCCCCGGCACCGACAACACCACGGTGTACGTGCAGTCGCTGACCAAAAACCTCGACAAGACGCTGGCCCTGCTGGAGCAGCGCCTGCTGCACCCGCGCTTCGACCAAGCCGATTTCGACCGCCTGAAGAAGCAAACGCTGGAAGGCATTGCCAACCAGAACACGCAGCCGGTGATGGTGGCCGACAAAACCTTCTCGCGCCTGCTCTACGGTGCCGGCGACATCATGAGCGTGCCCACCTCGGGTACGGCCGCTACCGTATCGGCCCTCACGCTCGACGACGTGAAGAAGTTTTACCAGGAAAACTACGCGCCCAACATCAGCCACTTGGTGGTGGTGAGCGACGTGCAGCAGAAAGCCATCGAGCCGAAGCTGGCCTTCCTGAACCAGTGGCAGCAGAAAGCCGTGACCCTGCCCGCCGGCAACATGGCTGCCAAAGCCGATAAAACGAAGCTGTACTTCGTGAATAAGGATGGTGCTCCGCAGTCGGAAATCCGCATTGGCTACCTAGGCCTGCCCTACGACGCCACCGGCGAGTACTACCGCGCGTACCTGATGAACTACATCCTGGGTGGTGCCTTCAACTCGCGCATCAACCTGAACCTGCGCGAAGACAAAGGCTACACCTACGGTGCCCGCTCGGGCTTTAGCGGCTCGCGCTACGCGGGTCCCTACACCGCCCAAGCTGGTGTGCGCGCCGATGCCTCGGCTGCCTCGGTTCGCGAGTTCATGAAGGAAATCGAGAACTTCCGCAAGACCGGCATCACCGACGAAGAGCTGGAGTTCCTGAAGGCTTCGATCGGCCAGAGCGACGCCCTGAAGTACGAAACCGGCCAGCAGAAGGCCAGCTTCCTGGCGCGCTTGGTAGAGTACGACCTGCCCACCGATTACGTAGCCAAGCAGACGGAAATCCTGCAGAAGCTGACCAAGGAAGATGTAGCGGCCATGGCGCAGAAGTACCTGCCCGCCGAGAACATGTACATCGTAACCGTGGGCGATAAGAAGTACCTGCCCGAGCTGAAGCAACTCGGCTACGAGGTAATCGAGCTGGATGCCGACGGCAACCCCGTGGCTCCGGCCGTAGCTGCCGAACCCGCTCCGGCCCCGGCCGCTGCTCCGGCTGCCGCCCCCGCTACTTCCGACAAGAAGAGCAAGACCAAAGTGAAAGATGCCGACGGCAACAAGGCCAAGCGCAAGCAGAAGTCTGACGAAGACGGCGGCAAGGAGAAAGTGAAAACCGAAAAGGCTGACTAA
- a CDS encoding SPASM domain-containing protein has product MRSTLRDGLNFFSKLTPLRALNAVQVTGSYVLSRLTNRSRAWGLPMAVSLEPTTSCNLRCPECPSGLRSFTRPTGMLEGDVFYRTIDELAPRLWYLTFYFQGEPYLHPQFLDMVQYASRKKIYTATSTNAHYLTEANARKTVESGLDRLIVSLDGTTQEVYQQYRVGGRLDKVLEGVKRVVKYKQELRSATPRIIFQFLVVRPNEHQIDEARQLARDLGVDDVWFKTAQIYDYQQGSPLIPTIDYYSRYQNNQDGTWSIKNRLLNHCWKMWHSCVITWDGLVVPCCFDKDAEYRLGDLKGQTFRQLWHGPKYQGFRKALLKGRDQVEMCRNCTEGTRVWG; this is encoded by the coding sequence ATGCGCTCTACCCTCCGCGACGGGCTTAATTTCTTTTCCAAGCTCACGCCCCTGCGGGCGCTCAATGCCGTGCAGGTAACGGGCTCCTATGTGCTCAGCCGGCTCACCAACCGCTCGCGGGCGTGGGGGTTGCCCATGGCCGTGTCGCTCGAGCCCACCACTTCGTGCAACTTGCGCTGCCCCGAGTGCCCCAGCGGCCTTCGCTCCTTTACGCGGCCCACGGGCATGCTGGAGGGCGACGTATTTTACCGCACCATCGATGAGCTAGCGCCGCGCTTGTGGTACCTCACGTTCTATTTCCAGGGCGAGCCGTACCTGCACCCGCAGTTCCTCGACATGGTGCAGTATGCTTCGCGGAAGAAGATATACACCGCCACCAGCACCAACGCCCACTACCTCACCGAGGCCAACGCCCGCAAAACCGTGGAAAGCGGCCTCGACCGGCTCATTGTATCCCTCGACGGCACCACGCAGGAAGTGTACCAGCAGTACCGCGTAGGCGGCCGCCTCGATAAAGTACTGGAGGGAGTGAAGCGCGTGGTGAAGTACAAGCAGGAGCTGCGCAGCGCCACGCCGCGCATCATCTTCCAGTTTTTGGTGGTGCGGCCCAACGAACACCAGATCGACGAGGCCCGGCAGCTGGCCCGCGACTTAGGCGTGGACGACGTGTGGTTTAAAACCGCCCAGATTTACGACTACCAGCAAGGCTCGCCGCTCATCCCCACCATCGACTATTACTCGCGCTACCAGAACAACCAAGACGGCACCTGGAGCATTAAAAACCGCCTACTCAACCACTGCTGGAAGATGTGGCACTCCTGCGTAATTACCTGGGACGGGCTGGTGGTACCGTGCTGCTTCGACAAAGACGCCGAATACCGCCTAGGTGATTTGAAGGGCCAAACCTTCCGGCAGCTCTGGCACGGGCCCAAGTACCAAGGTTTCCGCAAAGCCCTGCTCAAAGGCCGCGACCAGGTAGAAATGTGCCGCAACTGCACAGAGGGTACGCGGGTGTGGGGGTGA
- a CDS encoding TlpA family protein disulfide reductase, which produces MSFVSRLTALSLFALGLLAAPAAAQAQSTVVLTGKINGKTADTVAVSLREHPLDPKEQLTYARVDGKGEFRLAVKVDGPTKADLVYGDDVAGLWLEPGTNLDVRFKGEDLATTVKFKGKGAEANTYLADFDERFVENDGFQVLPDNISLYEGPFLSFLDYRRKEEMKFLQDVQEDPNVSAAFRNYTKAEIDYSYANDRLTFQDLREQVVATEGRLKMSGTYYDFLNDAALLNNPDAYQNESYQEFLLNYVHYAAATAGRKKGDPEFYQMCYNLAKEKLQGPMKPVIMGRVLQESFRFGHVKMSAAMLEDFRGSVDQKNQFYPFLKADFDKHKDFAIGSPAPSFKLVSAKGDSVSLQDLRGKLVYVNFWRTTSGLALRDLPYAQELAKKFNGQNIVFVNIALDENEPAWRQLVASKKLTGMHLRAPGGQRGPLARAYMLQEVPAYFLIAEDGTFLNTRPKRLSSRAAVDEIKESFGKASTYSSALPTGK; this is translated from the coding sequence ATGTCTTTCGTCTCACGTCTCACTGCTCTGTCCCTGTTTGCACTGGGGTTGTTGGCTGCCCCCGCGGCCGCGCAGGCGCAGAGCACCGTGGTGCTCACCGGCAAAATCAACGGCAAAACCGCCGATACGGTAGCCGTATCGTTGCGCGAACACCCCCTCGACCCCAAGGAGCAGCTCACCTACGCCCGCGTCGACGGCAAGGGCGAGTTCAGGTTGGCGGTGAAGGTGGACGGCCCCACCAAAGCCGACTTGGTGTACGGCGACGACGTGGCCGGCCTGTGGCTGGAGCCCGGCACCAACCTCGACGTACGCTTTAAGGGCGAAGACCTGGCCACCACCGTGAAGTTTAAGGGCAAAGGCGCCGAAGCCAACACCTACCTCGCCGATTTCGACGAGCGGTTCGTGGAAAACGACGGCTTTCAGGTGCTGCCCGACAATATTTCGCTTTACGAGGGGCCGTTCCTGTCGTTCCTGGACTACCGCCGCAAGGAGGAAATGAAGTTCTTGCAGGACGTGCAGGAAGACCCCAACGTGTCGGCCGCGTTTCGCAACTACACCAAAGCCGAAATCGACTACAGCTACGCCAACGACCGCCTCACGTTTCAGGACTTGCGCGAGCAGGTAGTGGCCACCGAGGGCCGCCTGAAAATGTCGGGCACGTACTATGATTTCCTGAACGACGCGGCGTTGCTGAACAACCCCGATGCGTACCAGAACGAAAGCTACCAGGAGTTTCTGCTGAACTACGTGCACTATGCCGCCGCTACGGCCGGCCGCAAAAAAGGCGACCCGGAGTTCTACCAGATGTGCTACAACCTGGCCAAGGAAAAGCTGCAAGGCCCCATGAAGCCCGTGATTATGGGCCGCGTGCTGCAGGAGTCGTTCCGCTTTGGCCACGTGAAAATGTCGGCGGCTATGCTGGAGGATTTCCGCGGCTCCGTCGACCAGAAAAACCAGTTCTATCCCTTCCTGAAAGCCGATTTCGACAAGCACAAGGACTTTGCTATCGGCTCGCCGGCGCCCAGCTTCAAGCTTGTTTCGGCCAAAGGCGACTCGGTTTCGCTGCAGGATTTGCGCGGCAAGCTGGTGTACGTAAATTTTTGGCGCACCACCAGCGGCTTGGCCCTGCGCGATTTGCCCTACGCTCAGGAGTTGGCCAAGAAGTTTAACGGCCAGAACATCGTGTTCGTGAACATTGCCCTTGATGAAAACGAACCCGCTTGGCGGCAGCTCGTAGCGAGCAAAAAGCTGACTGGAATGCACTTGCGCGCCCCCGGCGGCCAACGCGGCCCCTTGGCCCGCGCCTACATGCTGCAGGAGGTACCGGCATACTTCCTGATTGCGGAGGACGGCACCTTTCTGAACACCAGGCCCAAACGCCTGAGCAGCCGCGCTGCCGTCGACGAAATCAAAGAATCGTTCGGCAAGGCCTCGACGTATAGCAGCGCTCTGCCTACCGGCAAATAA
- a CDS encoding glycosyltransferase: protein MFLVYAFFVVFFGVCLYLLVRLAGFWQVPAPAVARPKVSILVPARNEAANIERCLRALAALTYPADKLEILIGDDHSTDDTAAVVARFIQDKPQFRLVSIGAPVGKAKGKSNAIAQLCHQASADYFLLTDADMAMAPDWVQYMLGAAEIDNGGKVGVVTGATTAEGGLFGKLQGLDWLFGLSVIRILSDANLPVTAVGNNMLVTRAAYNTIGGYETLAFQITEDLQLFACIVQAGWGYRNLWHSRVLGVSVPQPNVKCLLEQRKRWMRGTTRLPWYLSGLFGMYGLFYTVLFCPPLISWPFTPLVFGLKVLLQVAFLWGSLRQVGRREKLWVLLLYEFYLAGMSLLVIGYTLLPGHINWKERRYVWAEV from the coding sequence ATGTTTCTTGTCTACGCGTTCTTCGTGGTGTTTTTCGGCGTGTGCCTGTACCTGCTGGTGCGGTTGGCGGGGTTTTGGCAAGTGCCGGCGCCGGCCGTGGCCCGGCCCAAGGTGAGCATCTTGGTGCCGGCGCGCAACGAGGCGGCCAACATCGAGCGGTGCTTGCGCGCCCTGGCGGCGCTTACTTATCCCGCCGATAAGCTGGAAATCCTGATCGGAGACGACCACTCGACCGACGACACGGCCGCAGTGGTGGCGCGCTTCATCCAGGACAAACCGCAGTTTCGGTTGGTGAGCATTGGCGCCCCGGTGGGCAAGGCCAAGGGCAAAAGCAACGCCATTGCCCAGCTGTGCCACCAAGCCTCGGCCGATTATTTTCTGCTCACCGACGCCGACATGGCCATGGCCCCCGACTGGGTGCAGTACATGCTGGGCGCTGCCGAAATCGACAACGGCGGCAAGGTGGGCGTGGTAACGGGTGCCACCACCGCCGAGGGCGGCTTGTTTGGCAAGCTGCAGGGCCTCGACTGGCTGTTTGGCCTGAGCGTAATCCGGATTCTATCGGACGCCAACCTGCCCGTAACCGCTGTGGGCAACAACATGCTGGTAACGCGCGCGGCCTACAACACCATCGGCGGCTACGAAACCCTGGCCTTTCAGATAACCGAAGACTTGCAGCTGTTTGCCTGCATTGTGCAGGCCGGCTGGGGCTACCGCAACTTGTGGCACAGCCGTGTGCTGGGGGTATCGGTGCCGCAGCCCAATGTAAAGTGCCTGCTGGAGCAGCGCAAGCGCTGGATGCGCGGCACCACGCGCCTGCCGTGGTATTTGTCGGGGCTGTTTGGCATGTACGGCCTGTTTTACACGGTGCTGTTTTGCCCGCCGCTCATTTCGTGGCCATTCACGCCGCTGGTGTTTGGCCTGAAAGTGCTGCTGCAAGTGGCGTTTTTGTGGGGCAGCCTGCGGCAAGTGGGCCGCCGCGAAAAGCTGTGGGTGCTGCTGCTCTACGAGTTTTACCTAGCGGGCATGTCGTTGCTGGTAATCGGCTACACGCTGCTGCCCGGCCACATCAACTGGAAAGAGCGCCGCTACGTGTGGGCCGAGGTGTAA
- the radA gene encoding DNA repair protein RadA: MAKIKTLYFCQTCGAQSAKWIGRCPSCGEWNTYVEEVIQKEEITPATAWKASTSVGGTSKAAKPKALGEILYEEESRLDTHDGELNRVLGGGLVPGSLVLIGGEPGIGKSTLMLQIAMQLKNLRILYVSGEESEQQIKMRAERLGRQHQGLYILTETSTQNIFKQIDALQPNVVVVDSIQTLHSQLVESGAGSVSQVRECTTELLKYAKDTGVPVLLIGHITKDGSIAGPKILEHMVDTVLQFEGDRHLTYRILRTIKNRFGSTAELGIYEMQGAGLRQVSNPSEILLSQRAETLSGIAIGATLEGNRPLLVEVQALVTPATYGTPQRSSTGFDSKRLQMLLAVLEKRSGLRLGQHDVFLNIAGGLRLEDPALDAAVCAAVVSSLNDIPVPGDVCLAAEVGLSGEIRAVSRLDQRLSEAEKLGFREMYISQFNGRGLDLGRFGLKVHPVARLDEVLSGLFG, from the coding sequence ATGGCCAAAATCAAGACCCTTTATTTCTGCCAAACGTGCGGCGCGCAATCGGCTAAGTGGATTGGGCGCTGCCCCTCTTGCGGCGAGTGGAATACCTACGTCGAGGAAGTTATCCAGAAAGAAGAAATTACCCCGGCCACTGCCTGGAAAGCTTCTACCTCGGTGGGCGGCACCAGCAAAGCGGCCAAGCCCAAGGCCCTAGGTGAAATCCTGTACGAAGAGGAATCGCGCCTCGACACCCACGACGGCGAGCTGAACCGCGTGCTGGGCGGCGGCTTGGTGCCGGGCTCGTTGGTGCTCATCGGCGGCGAGCCGGGCATTGGCAAAAGCACCCTGATGCTGCAAATTGCCATGCAGCTCAAGAACTTGCGCATCTTGTACGTATCGGGGGAGGAAAGCGAGCAGCAGATAAAAATGCGCGCCGAGCGCCTGGGCCGGCAGCACCAGGGCCTCTACATCCTCACCGAAACCAGCACGCAAAACATCTTCAAGCAGATTGATGCGCTGCAGCCCAACGTGGTGGTGGTCGACTCCATCCAAACCTTGCACTCGCAGTTGGTCGAGTCGGGGGCGGGCTCGGTAAGCCAGGTGCGCGAGTGCACCACCGAGCTGCTGAAGTACGCCAAAGACACCGGCGTGCCGGTGCTGCTCATCGGCCATATTACCAAGGATGGCTCCATCGCCGGCCCCAAAATTTTGGAGCACATGGTGGATACCGTGCTGCAGTTTGAGGGCGACCGGCACCTCACCTACCGCATACTTCGCACCATTAAAAACCGCTTTGGCTCCACGGCCGAGCTGGGCATTTACGAAATGCAAGGCGCAGGCTTGCGGCAAGTGTCGAACCCGTCGGAGATTTTGCTTAGCCAGCGCGCCGAAACCCTGAGCGGCATTGCCATTGGCGCCACGCTCGAGGGCAACCGCCCCCTGCTAGTGGAGGTGCAGGCCCTGGTAACGCCTGCTACCTACGGCACGCCCCAGCGCAGCAGCACCGGCTTCGACAGCAAGCGCCTGCAAATGCTGCTGGCCGTGCTGGAGAAGCGTAGCGGCTTGCGCCTGGGCCAGCACGATGTGTTTTTGAACATTGCCGGCGGCCTGCGCCTCGAAGATCCTGCCCTCGATGCGGCCGTGTGCGCGGCCGTGGTATCGTCGCTGAACGACATTCCGGTGCCCGGCGACGTGTGCCTGGCGGCCGAGGTGGGCTTGAGCGGCGAAATCAGGGCGGTATCGCGCTTGGATCAGCGTTTGTCGGAGGCCGAGAAGCTAGGTTTCCGCGAGATGTACATCTCTCAATTCAACGGGCGCGGCCTCGACCTAGGGCGGTTTGGACTAAAGGTGCACCCGGTTGCACGTCTCGACGAAGTTCTCAGCGGGCTGTTCGGGTAA
- a CDS encoding MFS transporter, which yields MATVSAPSPAGTQKKPRLSFWQIWNMSFGFLGIQFGFELQNSNVSRIFETLGANKDEIPILWIAAPVTGLLVQPIIGYLSDRTWSPRFGRRRPFFLIGALLASLALILMPNSPALWMAGGLLWIMDASINISMEPFRAFVGDKLPSEQRTTGFAMQSFFIGVGSVIAALLPWVFTNWLGMSNTAPAGEIPPSVKWAFYVGAAAFLLSVLYTVFTSTETPPEDMEAFRAENAKVGMWDGLRESFAGIFQMPAAMKQLAVVQFFTWFALFSMWIYSTNAVTSNIYNMRVDAPLYQKLKSQIAAQANGGSKEVAGLQQDIQEIERFQTGSTDKVITLNMANYAASKGQLTPDELATTKRVQQQYNDGADWLSLCSSVRNGVAAVFAFIIPLIAARTSRRRTHMLCLLLGGLGLISLKFITNPDYIIVSMGLVGIAWASILSMPYAILAGSLPANRMGYYMGVFNFFIVIPQIVAATILGYFTVNIFQGNTLNTLALGGASMLLAGLLTLRVRDDDDTHVAAVMENPGYDTPVLTNPQA from the coding sequence ATGGCAACCGTTTCGGCCCCATCACCCGCCGGTACCCAGAAGAAGCCGCGCCTGAGCTTCTGGCAAATCTGGAACATGAGCTTCGGCTTCCTCGGCATTCAGTTTGGCTTCGAGCTGCAGAACTCCAACGTGAGCCGCATTTTCGAAACCCTAGGTGCCAACAAGGACGAAATTCCGATTCTGTGGATTGCGGCGCCCGTAACCGGCCTGCTGGTGCAGCCCATTATCGGCTACCTCTCCGACCGCACCTGGAGCCCGCGCTTTGGCCGGCGTCGGCCCTTCTTCCTCATCGGGGCGTTGCTGGCCAGCTTGGCGCTTATCCTGATGCCCAACTCGCCCGCGCTCTGGATGGCCGGCGGCCTGCTTTGGATTATGGATGCCTCCATCAACATCTCGATGGAGCCGTTTCGGGCGTTTGTGGGCGATAAGCTGCCTTCGGAGCAGCGCACTACCGGCTTTGCTATGCAGAGTTTCTTTATCGGGGTGGGGTCGGTAATTGCGGCTTTGCTGCCGTGGGTGTTCACCAATTGGTTGGGCATGAGTAATACGGCCCCGGCCGGCGAAATTCCGCCTTCGGTAAAGTGGGCTTTTTACGTAGGAGCAGCGGCTTTCCTGCTGTCGGTGCTCTACACGGTGTTCACCAGCACCGAAACGCCGCCCGAAGACATGGAAGCCTTTAGGGCCGAAAACGCCAAGGTGGGCATGTGGGACGGTTTGCGCGAGTCGTTTGCCGGTATTTTTCAGATGCCGGCGGCCATGAAGCAGCTGGCTGTGGTGCAGTTCTTCACCTGGTTTGCGCTGTTTTCGATGTGGATTTACTCCACCAACGCCGTTACCAGCAACATCTACAACATGCGCGTGGATGCGCCGCTGTACCAAAAGCTGAAAAGCCAGATTGCAGCGCAGGCCAACGGCGGCAGCAAAGAAGTGGCCGGCCTGCAGCAAGACATCCAGGAGATTGAGCGTTTTCAGACGGGCAGCACCGATAAGGTCATCACGCTGAACATGGCTAACTACGCCGCTTCCAAAGGCCAACTCACCCCCGACGAGCTGGCCACCACCAAGCGCGTGCAGCAGCAATACAACGACGGCGCCGACTGGCTGAGCCTGTGCTCCTCGGTGCGCAACGGCGTGGCCGCCGTGTTTGCCTTTATTATTCCGCTGATTGCCGCCCGCACCAGCCGCCGCCGCACCCACATGCTGTGCTTGCTGCTGGGTGGCTTGGGGCTGATTTCGCTTAAGTTTATCACCAACCCCGACTACATCATCGTGTCGATGGGGCTGGTGGGCATTGCCTGGGCCAGCATCCTTTCGATGCCCTACGCCATCTTGGCCGGCTCGCTGCCCGCCAACCGCATGGGCTACTACATGGGCGTGTTCAACTTCTTCATCGTGATTCCGCAGATTGTGGCCGCCACCATCTTGGGCTACTTCACGGTCAACATCTTTCAGGGCAACACCCTGAATACGCTGGCCCTAGGTGGCGCCAGCATGTTGCTGGCCGGGCTACTTACCCTGCGCGTGCGCGACGACGACGACACACACGTGGCCGCTGTAATGGAAAACCCCGGCTACGATACGCCGGTGCTTACCAACCCGCAGGCCTAA